One window from the genome of Tachysurus vachellii isolate PV-2020 chromosome 5, HZAU_Pvac_v1, whole genome shotgun sequence encodes:
- the mc2r gene encoding adrenocorticotropic hormone receptor: MINNTTLVREHTDCHEVQVPIEIFLIIGVVSLSENLLVVVAVIRNKNLHSPMYCFICSLAAFNTISSLSKTWENIMLVFRDAGHLNSQGPSELKIDNVMDTLLCMSFQGSIFSFLAIAVDRYITIFHTLQYHTLMTMQRTVTILITIWALCGFSGALMITFFETTVVMIFFIVLFLAALFLTLLLYVHMFLLAQYHAGRIASMPGATGHRRKRGLRGALTLTILFGVFVVCCAPFFLHLLIIMVCPKNPYCECYRSLFQLHVVLLISHAVIDPAIYAFRSAELRNTFRKMFFCLTEAQNYVHGTCEFVISFA; this comes from the coding sequence ATGATTAACAATACTACTCTGGTCAGAGAGCACACAGACTGCCATGAAGTTCAGGTTCCCATCGAGATCTTTCTCATCATTGGTGTTGTAAGCCTGAGTGAAAACCTTCTGGTTGTGGTGGCAGTGATTCgtaataaaaacctgcactcTCCCATGTACTGCTTCATCTGCAGCCTGGCGGCTTTTAACACCATCTCCAGCCTCTCCAAAACCTGGGAGAACATCATGCTGGTTTTTAGAGACGCTGGCCATCTGAACTCTCAGGGACCATCTGAGCTCAAGATAGATAATGTGATGGACACTCTGCTCTGCATGTCATTTCAAGGCTCCATCTTTAGTTTCCTTGCAATCGCTGTGGATCGCTATATTACTATATTCCACACGTTACAGTACCACACACTCATGACTATGCAGCGCACAGTAACCATCCTGATCACAATCTGGGCCCTGTGTGGTTTCAGTGGTGCTCTCATGATCACGTTCTTTGAAACTACAGTGGTGATGATCTTCTTCATTGTGCTCTTCTTAGCTGCCCTGTTCCTTACCCTCCTACTCTATGTGCATATGTTTTTGCTGGCACAGTATCATGCAGGCAGGATCGCATCTATGCCAGGAGCCACTGGGCACCGCAGGAAGCGTGGCCTGAGAGGGGCACTCACACTTACCATTCtttttggtgtgtttgtggtctgCTGTGCTCCTTTCTTCCTCCACCTCCTGATTATTATGGTATGCCCCAAAAACCCATACTGTGAGTGTTATCGGTCTCTCTTCCAGCTGCATGTGGTGCTGTTGATAAGTCATGCAGTTATTGATCCAGCTATTTATGCCTTCAGGAGCGCTGAGCTACGAAACACCTTCCGGAAAATGTTCTTCTGCTTAACGGAAGCTCAGAATTATGTCCATGGCACATGTGAATTTGTAATATCATTTGCATGA
- the mc5rb gene encoding melanocortin 5b receptor — protein MNTLPWSSVIPNNSFTPINHSKESNKSPGVSGNCEQVHIAPEFFLTLGLLSLLENILVIVAVAKNKNLHSPMYFFICSLALADMLVSVSNAWETIVIHLLANRRLVVEDHFIRQIDNMFDSLICISVVASMCSLLAIAVDRYISIFYALRYHSIMTVKRARMIISGIWSFCTGCGIVFIVYSDTTPVVVCLVAMFLAMLLLMASLYSHMFMLARSHVRRMASLAGSNASIQQRASLKGALTLTILLGIFIVCWVPFFLHLILMISCPKNLYCICFMSHFNMYLILIMCNSVIDPLIYALRSQEMRQTFKEIICCYNLRSICSLSSKY, from the coding sequence atgaatacattaccGTGGTCTTCAGTAATACCAAACAACTCTTTCACACCCATCAACCACAGTAAGGAGTCCAATAAATCACCAGGAGTGTCAGGAAACTGTGAGCAGGTCCACATTGCCcctgagtttttcctcactttGGGTTTGCTAAGTCTGTTGGAGAACATCCTTGTTATTGTTGCCGTAGCCAAGAACAAAAACCTTCACTCTCCTATGTATTTTTTCATCTGTAGTCTGGCTTTGGCAGATATGTTAGTAAGCGTTTCCAATGCATGGGAGACTATAGTGATCCATCTCCTGGCTAACAGGAGGTTAGTTGTAGAAGATCACTTTATTCGTCAGATTGATAACATGTTCGATTCTCTCATTTGCATTTCTGTGGTGGCTTCCATGTGCAGTCTGTTAGCTATTGCTGTGGACCGCTACATCTCTATATTTTATGCGCTCCGTTATCACAGCATCATGACTGTGAAGCGAGCACGTATGATCATTAGTGGCATCTGGAGCTTCTGCACTGGCTGTGGGATTGTCTTCATTGTTTACTCTGACACAACACCAGTGGTGGTTTGTCTGGTTGCTATGTTCTTGGCCATGCTGCTCTTAATGGCATCTCTCTACAGCCACATGTTCATGCTGGCTCGATCCCACGTAAGACGCATGGCATCTCTGGCCGGTTCCAATGCCTCCATCCAGCAACGGGCCAGCTTGAAAGGAGCCCTCACTCTTACCATCCTTCTGGGTATCTTCATCGTGTGTTGGGTGCCGTTCTTTCTCCACCTCATCCTTATGATCTCCTGCCCAAAGAACCTGTACTGCATTTGCTTCATGTCCCACTTCAACATGTACCTGATTCTTATCATGTGCAACTCTGTGATCGATCCTCTGATCTATGCGTTAAGGAGCCAGGAGATGAGGCAGACATTCAAGGAGATCATCTGCTGCTACAACCTGCGCAGCATCTGTAGCTTGTCCAGTAAATACTGA